The following coding sequences are from one Aliarcobacter skirrowii CCUG 10374 window:
- a CDS encoding ParB/RepB/Spo0J family partition protein: protein MALGRGLGELLGEVETAYENSNSNSNSSGVKKIEVALIDANPNQPRKVFDETKLQELSDSIKEHGLLQPIVVVENDNGRYTLIAGERRLRAHKLASLEEISAIITNIDELKLREHALIENIQREDLNVIELAFCYAQLINEHNITHEELSKKVFKSRASITNTLRLLQLSSYVQQFLSSGKLSAGHAKVMIGLDPNIQKQLCDKIISEDLSVREVEKLIKDIKEEKISKDINEKKNVTNSYNTEVLNNFLEVLKNDKIKAKLDKNSIKITFNSQDDIDRIISYLNLQ from the coding sequence AAAATTCAAATTCAAACTCAAATAGTAGTGGTGTTAAAAAGATTGAAGTAGCATTAATTGATGCAAATCCAAATCAACCAAGAAAAGTCTTTGATGAGACAAAACTTCAAGAGTTAAGTGACTCTATAAAAGAGCATGGACTTTTACAGCCCATTGTTGTTGTTGAAAATGATAATGGAAGATATACTTTAATTGCAGGTGAGAGAAGACTTAGAGCTCACAAATTAGCATCTTTGGAAGAGATTAGTGCGATTATTACAAACATTGATGAGTTAAAATTAAGAGAGCATGCTTTAATAGAGAATATTCAAAGAGAGGATTTAAATGTAATAGAGTTAGCTTTTTGTTATGCACAACTTATAAATGAACATAATATTACACATGAAGAGTTATCAAAAAAAGTATTTAAAAGTAGAGCTTCAATTACAAATACTTTAAGACTTTTACAGTTAAGTTCATATGTTCAACAATTTTTATCTTCTGGAAAATTAAGCGCTGGTCATGCAAAAGTAATGATAGGCTTAGATCCTAATATTCAAAAACAACTTTGCGATAAAATAATTAGTGAAGATTTGTCTGTTAGAGAGGTTGAGAAATTAATAAAAGATATAAAAGAAGAAAAAATTAGTAAAGATATAAATGAGAAAAAAAATGTTACTAATAGTTACAATACTGAGGTTTTAAATAATTTCTTGGAAGTTTTAAAAAATGACAAAATAAAAGCAAAGCTTGATAAAAACTCAATTAAAATAACTTTTAATTCCCAAGATGATATTGATAGAATAATTAGTTACTTAAATCTACAATAA
- a CDS encoding ATP synthase F0 subunit B', with the protein MLDISPILMLSTAIIFLLVVARLNSCLFKPLLNHMDERSAQIKSDLEEAKSNSSDVDELLVEANEIISKAKREAAAIREQAYKEAKDSADVKLASEKLNLDTKVAEFKNSLQSEAENLKASLLSSMPQFNNSLKNKLNSI; encoded by the coding sequence ATGTTAGACATAAGTCCTATACTAATGCTTAGCACAGCTATCATCTTTCTTTTAGTTGTTGCTAGACTTAATAGTTGTCTATTCAAACCACTATTAAATCACATGGATGAGAGATCAGCTCAAATTAAAAGTGATTTAGAAGAAGCAAAATCAAACAGTAGTGATGTTGATGAGCTTTTAGTGGAAGCTAATGAGATTATCTCAAAAGCTAAAAGAGAAGCAGCAGCTATTAGAGAGCAAGCTTACAAAGAAGCTAAAGATAGTGCTGATGTTAAACTTGCAAGTGAAAAATTAAATTTAGATACAAAAGTAGCTGAATTTAAAAATAGCTTACAAAGTGAAGCAGAGAATTTAAAAGCCTCTTTATTGTCATCAATGCCTCAATTTAATAATAGCTTGAAAAACAAGCTAAACTCGATTTAG